Proteins encoded by one window of Lathyrus oleraceus cultivar Zhongwan6 chromosome 1, CAAS_Psat_ZW6_1.0, whole genome shotgun sequence:
- the LOC127127620 gene encoding polypyrimidine tract-binding protein homolog 3 yields the protein MAEPSKVIHVRNVGHEISENDLLQLFQPFGVITKLVMLRAKNQALLQMQEIPAAVSAIQFYENAQPSIRGRNVYVQFSSHQELTTVDQNQGREDEPNRILLVTVHQMLYPITVDVLQQVFSPHGYVEKVVTFQKSAGFQALIQYETRQSAITARTALQGRNIYDGCCQLDIQFSNLDELQVNYNNDRSRDFTNPNLPTEQKGRPSQSGYGDAGMYGVQGSGPRSAGFSQMGNAAAVAAAFGGDFPPGITGTNERCTILVTNLNPDRIDEDKLFNLFSIYGNIVRVKILRNKPDHALVQMGDGFQAELAVYFLKGSMLFGKRMEVNFSKHPNITQGADTHEYISSNLNRFNRNAAKNYRYCCSPTRIIHLSSLPQDINEEEIANLLQEHGIIVNCKVFEMNGKKQALVQFESEEEATEALVCKHATPLSGSVVRISFSQLQNI from the exons ATGGCTGAACCTTCCAAGGTCATTCACGTTCGAAATGTTGGTCATGAGATATCTGAA AATGATTTGCTTCAGCTATTTCAACCTTTTGGAGTCATCACAAAGCTTGTGATGTTGCGTGCTAAAAATCAG GCTCTTCTCCAAATGCAAGAAATTCCTGCTGCAGTTAGTGCTATACAATTTTATGAAAATGCTCAACCAAGCATAAG GGGGAGAAATGTTTATGTCCAGTTTTCTTCTCATCAAGAACTGACGACAGTGGATCAAAATCAAGGACGAGAAGATGAG CCAAATCGAATTCTCTTAGTCACGGTTCATCAAATGCTGTATCCTATAACAGTGGATGTGCTACAACAAGTATTTTCTCCCCATGGATATGTGGAAAAGGTTGTAACATTTCAGAAGTCAGCTG GCTTCCAAGCTCTCATCCAGTATGAAACTCGCCAAAGTGCCATAACTGCAAGAACTGCACTTCAG GGACGCAATATTTATGACGGTTGCTGTCAGCTGGACATTCAGTTCTCAAA CCTTGATGAACTACAAGTGAACTACAATAATGACCGTTCAAG GGACTTTACAAACCCAAATCTGCCTACAGAGCAGAAAGGCCGACCTTCACAA TCTGGATATGGTGATGCAGGAATGTATGGGGTTCAAGGTTCTGGACCCAGATCAG CTGGATTCTCACAG ATGGGCAATGCTGCAGCTGTTGCAGCAGCCTTCGGGGGAGATTTTCCTCCTGGAATAACTGGAACAAATGAAAGGTGTACAATTCTTGTCACTAATCTCAATCCCGAT AGAATCGATGAGGATAAACTGTTCAACTTGTTCTCCATTTATGGAAACATTGTCAGAGTTAAAATACTCCGGAATAAACCAGATCATGCACTTGTTCAGATGGGGGATGGTTTCCAAGCCGAATTGGCAGTGTATTTTCTGAAG GGTTCCATGCTATTTGGAAAGCGAATGGAGGTGAACTTCTCAAAGCATCCGAACATAACCCAAGGTGCTGATACACACGAATACATAAGCTCAAATCTCAACCGGTTCAACCGCAATGCTGCTAAAAACTATCGGTATTGCTGCTCGCCGACAAGGATCATCCACTTGTCCTCCCTCCCACAAGACATTAATGAAGAGGAGATTGCAAATCTTCTACAGGAGCATGGAATCATTGTCAACTGCAAAGTCTTTGAGATGAATGGGAAAAAGCAGGCTCTTGTTCAATTCGAGAGCGAGGAGGAGGCAACTGAAGCCCTTGTATGCAAGCATGCAACTCCACTTTCTGGCTCCGTGGTTCGCATCTCCTTTTCGCAGTTGCAGAATATATGA